In Liolophura sinensis isolate JHLJ2023 chromosome 2, CUHK_Ljap_v2, whole genome shotgun sequence, a genomic segment contains:
- the LOC135462685 gene encoding probable E3 ubiquitin-protein ligase MID2, producing MMAESKQNRDDVLTCSICMETFQKPVMLPCQHSFCKKCIGLYADKSKSVQIDDTSDSRGNDDAHLIACPVCRAPTNLGREGVAGLAPNFHLAEMVERFSTAVKVEEDIPYCSLCEEDNHAKAVKFCTICGVFYCQECLAICHPMKGPLKRHKLISSQEYLSQETSQGEVSRDQQSTQQPSCARHGQPFVMYCVPCRMVICLGCVVEHPEHAMRDIPSAAENDKPAVLNKTSEVEKVLQETKESLAGVMRLHSKIQENQELHTQEVERAYCAAFEALQAWKQQSLDGIKTRYSQWSVECSAILKHFQLQTQEMERMVHASKDLLASVDVEFLQGSTDFTKTVDDQLNDIRTDLEKHEVSKQKLLDSVQHDYVVPRQVTVKETVQERQDLERAVGGQISPLRVTKPTLRFTETDGQ from the exons ATGATGGCCGAGAGCAAGCAGAATCGGGATGATGTTCTCACATGTTCGATATGTATGGAAACATTCCAGAAACCAGTAATGCTaccctgtcagcacagtttttgtaaaaaatgCATTGGTTTGTATGCTGACAAGTCCAAATCTGTGCAGATAGATGACACCTCCGACAGCAGGGGGAATGATGACGCTCATCTGATAGCATGCCCTGTGTGTCGGGCACCAACGAAtctggggagagaaggtgtggctggaCTGGCTCCTAACTTTCATCTGGCAGAAATGGTGGAGAGGTTCTCTACTGCTGTTAAGGTTGAGGAAGACATTccatattgttctctgtgtgaggaGGACAATCAtgctaaagctgtcaagttttgcaCCATCTGTGGTGTGTTCTACTGTCAGGAATGTCTTGCTATTTGTCACCCAATGAAGGGGCCCCTGAAACGTCACAAACTGATTTCGTCCCAGGAATACCTCTCCCAGGAAACATCACAGGGTGAAGTCAGCAGGGACCAACAATCAACTCAGCAGCCGTCATGTGCTAGACACGGTCAGCCGTTCGTCATGTACTGTGTACCGTGTCGGATGGTAATTTGTCTGGGGTGTGTGGTTGAGCATCCGGAACATGCTATGCGGGATATACCATCAGCTGCTGAGAATGACAAG CCAGCTGTTTTGAACAAAACTAGTGAAGTGGAGAAAGTGCTACAGGAAACTAAAGAATCGCTGGCAGGAGTTATGAGGTTGCACAGCAagatacag GAAAACCAGGAACTTCACACTCAGGAGGTGGAAAgggcttattgtgcagcctttgAAGCTTTACAAGCATGGAAACAGCAATCCTTAGATGGCATAAAaacccgctattcacagtggagCGTGGAGTGTAGCgccatactcaaacattttcagctaCAGACCCAGGAAATGGAGAGGATGGTACACGCTTCCAAAGATTTGTTAGCGTCAGTGGACGTCGAGTTTTTGCAG ggttccacggacttcaccaaaac AGTTGATGACCAGCTGAATGATATAAGAAcagatctggagaaacatgagGTCAGCAAACAGAAGCTTCTAGATTCTGTACAACATGACTACGTTGTCCCTAGACAGGTGACTGTAAAAGAGACAGTGCAAGAACGTCAGGACTTAGAAAGAGCTGTCGGTGGACAAATATCACCCCTACGTGTTACAA